In the genome of Streptomyces collinus, one region contains:
- a CDS encoding GtrA family protein: MNVSEERAAAPALPVRRVVLEAVNFALVGGSGVAVNFLVFNVLLHGLHRDAMVATVLASLVAVGTNYLGFRCFAYRDRASRTRRQITLFFVFSAIGVAVESGLFYAGYHGLGLDGPLEANAVKALSIVLASAFRFLVYRTWVFQHDA; the protein is encoded by the coding sequence ATGAACGTATCCGAGGAGCGAGCGGCCGCCCCCGCCCTCCCGGTCAGGCGCGTCGTCCTCGAAGCGGTGAACTTCGCACTGGTCGGCGGCAGCGGCGTCGCCGTGAACTTCCTGGTGTTCAACGTGCTGCTGCACGGACTGCACCGGGACGCCATGGTGGCGACCGTCCTGGCCAGCCTGGTCGCCGTGGGTACCAACTATCTCGGTTTCCGCTGCTTCGCCTATCGCGACCGGGCGTCCCGGACCCGGCGTCAGATCACGCTGTTCTTCGTCTTCAGCGCGATCGGCGTCGCCGTGGAGAGCGGGCTGTTCTACGCCGGCTATCACGGCCTCGGCCTGGACGGGCCGCTCGAAGCGAACGCGGTCAAGGCGCTGTCCATCGTGCTGGCCTCGGCCTTCCGCTTCCTCGTCTACCGGACCTGGGTGTTCCAGCACGACGCATGA
- a CDS encoding glycosyltransferase family 2 protein, with protein MSTPDVTVTVIVHNDAERLPRAVESVRRQTHANLEIIISDDHSTDATPAVAQRLAAEDPRIRHLRLERNSGGCSAPRNRALQIARAPFLMFLDSDDELPGNAVELLLAAHREREIDFAMGAVQRVRVDNGRRSTWMPHLVAERRALDGIEADPRLLFEHLATSKMYARAFLDRHDLRFPEGIHYEDQLFSAQAYCLAKSFTIIPEPVYRWYVAPFAASETASISNQRHKLANVRDRIHVQHLIDAFLAESGHESLREDKDHKFLKHDFRMYAGDLPYRDDTWLASFADLVTPYLDTLTPGAFARLPRAERVVIQLIRDRRLPEARLAARGLGHGVAPRRVTADAEGRTYWGDRVPESEWSRRELDISDLELETRPFPSAQFRHEIKEITRGPGASIDLTIRTYDPGLRLPVGPQRATLLIAPGGHRLHVHFRLSPVRPGIFEGHAHLDLGTVRLPLQGFAGIRHPLLRLRHQGLSHTGLLLAPLAFPTLTTRVPSHHLTVEPEGHGPGRLQVRWEPVGVTAKLIRPTVRRVARPRAKSAARLVASALK; from the coding sequence ATGAGCACCCCCGACGTCACCGTGACGGTCATCGTCCACAACGACGCCGAGCGCCTCCCCCGCGCGGTCGAGTCGGTCCGCCGCCAGACCCACGCGAACCTCGAAATCATCATCAGCGACGACCACTCCACGGACGCGACCCCCGCGGTGGCCCAGCGGCTCGCGGCCGAGGACCCCCGCATCCGCCACCTCCGCCTGGAACGGAACAGCGGCGGCTGCAGCGCCCCGCGCAACCGCGCCCTGCAGATCGCGCGGGCGCCGTTCCTGATGTTCCTCGACAGCGACGACGAACTCCCCGGCAACGCCGTCGAGCTGCTGCTCGCCGCACACCGCGAACGCGAGATCGACTTCGCCATGGGCGCGGTGCAGCGGGTCCGGGTGGACAACGGCCGCCGCTCGACGTGGATGCCGCACCTGGTCGCCGAGCGCCGCGCCCTGGACGGCATCGAGGCCGACCCGCGCCTGCTCTTCGAGCACCTGGCCACCAGCAAGATGTACGCCCGCGCCTTCCTCGACCGGCACGACCTGCGCTTTCCCGAGGGCATCCACTACGAGGACCAGCTGTTCTCGGCGCAGGCGTACTGCCTGGCCAAGAGCTTCACGATCATCCCGGAACCGGTCTACCGCTGGTACGTGGCGCCCTTCGCGGCCTCCGAGACGGCCTCGATATCCAACCAGCGGCACAAGCTCGCCAACGTCCGCGACCGGATCCACGTCCAGCACCTCATCGACGCGTTCCTGGCCGAGAGCGGGCACGAATCGCTGCGCGAGGACAAGGACCACAAGTTCCTCAAGCACGACTTCCGGATGTACGCCGGTGACCTGCCCTACCGGGACGACACCTGGCTGGCGTCCTTCGCGGACCTCGTCACCCCCTACCTCGACACGCTCACCCCGGGAGCGTTCGCCCGTCTCCCGCGCGCCGAACGCGTCGTCATCCAGCTGATCCGCGACCGGCGCCTGCCGGAGGCCCGGCTGGCGGCCCGGGGCCTGGGACACGGGGTGGCGCCGAGGCGCGTGACAGCCGACGCGGAGGGGCGCACCTACTGGGGGGACCGCGTCCCCGAGTCGGAGTGGTCCCGCCGCGAACTGGACATCTCCGACCTGGAGCTGGAGACGCGCCCCTTCCCGAGCGCCCAGTTCCGCCACGAGATCAAGGAGATCACCCGGGGCCCGGGCGCATCGATCGACCTCACGATCCGCACGTACGACCCGGGGCTGCGCCTCCCCGTCGGCCCGCAGCGGGCGACGCTCCTCATCGCCCCGGGCGGCCACCGTCTGCACGTCCACTTCCGTCTCTCCCCCGTCCGCCCCGGCATCTTCGAGGGCCACGCCCACCTCGACCTCGGGACGGTCCGGCTCCCCCTCCAGGGCTTCGCGGGGATCCGTCACCCGCTGCTCCGCCTCCGGCACCAGGGCCTGTCCCACACGGGTCTGCTGCTGGCGCCGCTGGCCTTCCCGACGCTGACGACCCGCGTGCCCTCCCACCACCTGACAGTGGAACCGGAGGGCCACGGCCCGGGCCGTCTCCAGGTCCGCTGGGAGCCGGTGGGAGTGACGGCGAAGCTGATCCGCCCGACGGTACGCAGGGTGGCCCGCCCGAGGGCGAAGTCGGCGGCGCGGCTGGTGGCGAGCGCGCTGAAGTAG